A genomic stretch from Cydia amplana chromosome 1, ilCydAmpl1.1, whole genome shotgun sequence includes:
- the LOC134663057 gene encoding uncharacterized protein PF3D7_1120000-like translates to MRKRLHILALILLILSSNAFGGGNKTKRAKTTQKTHLKEKATDRIKRFADYDENDGQFWANRGKRQVNHKDLTKDDIDQEVNRKFPNIKNKLYNEPPFWGNRGRRSSEENYNDLTYSDLVSGNNDDYSYKTEQKLNGHPNLKDRRENTLPFWGNRGRRNSDEIPVDNDVGPFWSSRGRRQEEEPFWGTRGRRENNLPFWGNRGRRDNEPFWGSRGRREENEPFWGNRGRRQDEEPFWGNRGKKEDEEPFWGNRGKKEDEEPFWGNRGKKELDATEPFWGNRGRRREDLKESIMEAINKVESDIDYLSRLKKDTTQFDGRFWKNRGRNSQLKYLFDVNRMKNQHGVERIPFELTVKPSVSSTLFDDRIYADQPHYILVERSSRSSGESLDPYFISRGKKKYFKTSRGRRNAMEEIVKSVRNDPFYIARGKKDFQDMNLTSSKTHDGFLKAKELICATIELMNNESKNVKREINEDRDRRNTLKKLAAQLQNDPYFVSRGKKNESKEIEVEEFISQIAAMCN, encoded by the coding sequence ATGCGAAAACGGCTGCACATATTAGCCTTGATCCTGCTTATCCTGTCAAGTAATGCATTTGGCGGCGGCAATAAAACAAAAAGAGCAAAAACTACCCAGAAAACACATCTGAAAGAAAAAGCAACCGACCGCATTAAAAGATTTGCCGATTATGATGAAAACGATGGACAATTTTGGGCTAATAGGGGAAAGAGACAAGTCAATCATAAAGATTTAACTAAAGATGATATTGATCAAGAAGTAAATAGGAAGTTTCCAAATATAAAGAATAAACTGTATAATGAACCACCTTTTTGGGGTAACCGAGGCAGGCGTTCATCTGAAGAAAATTACAATGACCTAACGTATTCCGATCTTGTTTCTGGTAATAATGATGACTACAGTTATAAAACAGAACAAAAGCTCAACGGGCATCCAAATTTAAAAGACAGAAGGGAAAATACGCTTCCCTTTTGGGGCAATCGAGGGAGGCGGAATTCCGATGAAATACCAGTTGACAATGATGTTGGTCCATTCTGGAGTAGCAGGGGCAGAAGACAAGAGGAGGAACCATTTTGGGGTACGAGAGGACGAAGAGAAAATAATTTACCTTTCTGGGGTAACAGGGGAAGACGAGACAATGAGCCATTTTGGGGAAGCCGAGGTAGAAGGGAAGAAAATGAGCCGTTTTGGGGTAATCGCGGAAGAAGACAAGATGAAGAGCCTTTTTGGGGCAACAGAGGAAAAAAAGAAGATGAAGAACCATTTTGGGGCAACAGAGGAAAAAAAGAAGATGAAGAACCATTTTGGGGAAATCGTGGTAAAAAAGAACTTGACGCTACTGAACCATTTTGGGGAAATAGAGGCAGGCGAAGGGAAGATCTCAAGGAATCTATAATGGAAGCTATCAACAAAGTTGAAAGTGATATAGACTATTTATCCAGGCTTAAAAAAGATACAACTCAATTCGATGGGCGTTTCTGGAAGAATAGAGGAAGGAATAGTCAGTTAAAGTATTTGTTTGATGTTAATCGAATGAAAAATCAGCATGGCGTTGAGCGAATTCCTTTTGAGTTGACCGTGAAGCCATCAGTCTCCAGTACTCTGTTCGACGATAGAATATATGCTGATCAAccacattatattttagtagaaAGAAGCAGTCGATCATCAGGTGAATCCCTAGATCCCTATTTTATATCCAGAGGCAAAAAGAAGTACTTTAAAACATCAAGGGGTAGACGCAACGCTATGGAAGAAATTGTGAAATCGGTGCGAAATGATCCTTTTTATATAGCAAGGGGCAAGAAGGATTTTCAAGACATGAATTTAACAAGCTCAAAAACTCATGATGGGTTTTTAAAGGCTAAAGAACTCATCTGTGCAACTATTGAATTAATGAATAACGaaagcaaaaatgtaaaaagagAAATAAATGAAGACAGAGACAGACGAAACACTTTGAAGAAGTTAGCAGCTCAGTTACAAAATGACCCGTATTTTGTTAGTAGAGGCAAGAAAAATGAAAGCAAAGAAATTGAAGTCGAAGAATTCATTAGTCAAATAGCTGCTATGTGtaactaa